The proteins below come from a single Yamadazyma tenuis chromosome 5, complete sequence genomic window:
- the RAT1 gene encoding 5'-3' exoribonuclease 2 (EggNog:ENOG503NW08; COG:K): MGVPAFFRWLSRKYPKIISPVIEDDTTLEIGAAQYSNPNPNGEVDNLYLDMNGIVHPCSHPEHKPPPETEDEMFLDIFKYTDRVLMMARPRKVLMIAVDGVAPRAKMNQQRARRFRSAKDAQIAAEERERDLHEREQRGEIIDEAIKGKKSWDSNSITPGTPFMSRLALALRYWVAYKLANDPGWANLQVIISDASVPGEGEHKLMNFIRSQRSDPSYDPNTKHCIYGLDADLIFLGLATHEPHFRVLREDVYANQSKRLNVSDQINMTAEDKQRLADNDAKKPFLWLHINVLREYLAAELYNPRLSFPFDVERAIDDWIFMCFFVGNDFLPHLPCLDVRDNGIEVLVDCWKKLLPSMKDYISCDGNLNLKSVGLLMKQMSSKEDDIFRKRHEQEKRREENFKRRKVWDEEDKKLRNQYLPTVTKGKDKAPIEADVNMPLMTTSGEIVDGHAKLSNSDIVNNLTTINQANMANASAAARLKQLIEQKNSPQVSSDDDSKKRAIRDVDSPTATEEEDSEPVVINKPSETKSDADDSGDNVRMWEAGYHKRYYQTKFGLKTDEEVNERRKSLAFHYLEGISWALLYYYQGCPSWQWYYPYHYAPFAKDFDDIEGLINEGIRFKVGKPFRPYEQLMSVMPAASSHTLPDGFEPLMKDSDSPIIDFYPESFQIDMNGAKMAWQGIPLLPFIDEKRLLEAVGKVYLTLTDEEVDRNTLKQEELFISCQNKNYQEFKKVYETDDDNLEIKLNHTASGLSGRVWAANSYNPNEPMRNPVNEGDMPDIDSAEYLSISYAMPLKTKGKSMLLNGFIYPAQALRQSDIDQLLYGRGGGRFRSPNDNRDYVNNGPEANGKKRYMMFKSRKGGYRATIEGFKSEGQSHYTGQNSGYGQNVQGYGNRGYNNYNQNGGYNNNNQNNGYNNYNQNNGYNNYNQNNGYNNYNQNYNQNHNQNHNQSYNQNYNNNRNYNNQSRGYNSNSGYNSNSGYNSNSGYNSNSGSNRERNGYRR, translated from the coding sequence ATGGGAGTGCCAGCATTCTTCAGATGGCTTTCCAGAAAGTATCCGAAAATCATATCACCGgtcattgaagatgatacGACGTTAGAGATCGGTGCTGCACAATACCTGAACCCAAATCCAAATGGTGAAGTGGACAACTTGTACCTCGATATGAACGGTATTGTTCATCCATGTTCACATCCCGAGCACAAACCACCCCCAGAAACTGAAGATGAGATGTTTTTGgatatcttcaagtacacAGATAGagtgttgatgatggctAGACCGAGAAAAGTGTTGATGATAGCAGTGGATGGTGTAGCACCCAGAGCCAAGATGAATCAACAGAGAGCCAGAAGATTTAGGTCAGCTAAAGATGCCCAAATTGCGGCCGAGGAAAGAGAGAGAGATTTGCACGAGAGAGAGCAACGGGGGGaaattattgatgaagcaATCAAGGGAAAGAAGTCTTGGGATAGCAACTCCATTACTCCTGGTACACCATTTATGAGTAGATTGGCATTAGCGTTACGGTATTGGGTGGCATACAAATTGGCCAATGACCCCGGCTGGGCCAATTTGCAAGTTATAATATCGGACGCTTCGGTCCCTGGTGAAGGAGAACataagttgatgaacttcaTTCGACTGCAAAGACTGGATCCGTCTTATGATCCAAACACCAAACACTGTATCTATGGGTTGGATGCCGatttgattttcttggggTTGGCAACTCATGAACCACATTTTCGGGTGTTGAGAGAAGACGTTTATGCCAATCAATCAAAGAGGTTAAATGTATCTGACCAGATCAATATGACGGCCGAGGACAAACAGAGATTGGCTGATAATGATGCTAAGAAGCCTTTCTTATGGCTTCATATCAACGTGTTAAGAGAGTATTTAGCCGCCGAACTCTACAACCCCAGACTTAGTTTCCCGTTTGACGTGGAAAGAGCTATCGATGACTGGATATTCATGTGTTTCTTTGTGGGTAATGATTTCTTACCACATTTACCATGTTTGGATGTAAGAGATAATGGTATTGAGGTTCTTGTGGACTGCTGGAAGAAGTTATTACCTTCTATGAAAGATTATATTAGTTGTGACGGAAACTTAAACTTGAAACTGGTagggttgttgatgaagcaGATGAGCTCGAAAGAAGATGATATCTTTAGAAAGAGAcatgaacaagaaaagagaCGAGAGGAGAATTTCAAAAGACGAAAGGTTTGGGACGAGGAAGAtaagaagttgagaaaCCAATATTTGCCAACCGTTACTAAGGGAAAGGATAAAGCACCCATTGAAGCCGATGTGAATATGCCCTTAATGACTACTTCTGGTGAAATTGTCGATGGCCATGCAAAGCTATCGAATAGTGATATCgtcaacaacttgacaaCCATCAACCAGGCTAACATGGCTAATGCAAGTGCAGCCGCCAGATTGAAACAGTTGATCGAGCAAAAGAACTCACCTCAAGTTTCctctgatgatgattctaAAAAAAGAGCCATACGTGACGTTGATTCTCCCACTGCtaccgaagaagaagacagTGAACCAGTGGTGATCAATAAGCCATCGGAAACAAAATCTGATGCTGATGATTCTGGTGACAATGTGAGAATGTGGGAGGCTGGTTACCATAAGCGGTACTACCAGACCAAATTCGGATTGAAAACTGACGAAGAAGTAAATGAAAGACGTAAGTCTTTGGCTTTCCATTACCTAGAGGGAATATCTTGGGCTTTGTTGTATTATTATCAAGGATGTCCTTCTTGGCAATGGTATTATCCCTATCACTATGCTCCGTTTGCTAAGGACTTCGATGATATCGAAGGACTCATCAATGAGGGTATCAGATTCAAAGTTGGAAAGCCATTTAGGCCATATGAACAATTGATGTCTGTGATGCCTGCGGCTTCTAGTCATACTTTACCAGATGGATTTGAaccattgatgaaggaCAGTGATTCTCCAATCATTGATTTCTATCCCGAAAGTTTCCAAATTGATATGAATGGAGCTAAAATGGCATGGCAAGGTATTCCATTATTACCTTTTATCGATGAAAAGAGGCTCTTGGAAGCGGTTGGGAAAGTTTACTTGACCTTGACTGACGAAGAGGTGGATAGAAACACCTTGAAACAAGAGGAGTTGTTCATATCGTGCCAAAATAAGAATTACCaggagttcaagaaggtttATGAAACTGACGATGACAATCTTGAAATCAAGCTCAACCATACTGCCAGCGGTTTGTCTGGTAGAGTTTGGGCTGCTAATTCTTATAACCCGAACGAGCCCATGAGGAATCCCGTGAATGAAGGAGATATGCCCGATATTGACTCTGCTGAGTATCTTTCGATAAGCTATGCGATGCCTTTAAAGACGAAGGGTAAGTCTATGCTTTTGAACGGGTTTATCTACCCTGCGCAAGCGTTGAGGCAATCGGATATAGACCAGCTTTTGTATGGAAGAGGAGGTGGTAGGTTCCGTAGTCCCAACGACAACCGGGACTATGTGAACAATGGACCTGAGGCAAACGGGAAGAAGAGGTATATGATGTTCAAAAGTAGAAAAGGGGGTTATAGAGCTACAATTGAGGGTTTTAAGAGTGAAGGCCAGAGCCATTATACCGGGCAGAATAGCGGATACGGACAAAATGTACAAGGTTATGGTAATCGTGGGTATAATAACTATAATCAAAATGGTGGGTACAATAATAACAACCAGAATAATGGGTATAATAACTATAACCAGAATAACGGGTACAATAACTATAACCAGAATAATGGGTACAATAACTACAACCAGAACTACAACCAGAACCATAACCAGAACCATAACCAAAGCTACAACCAGAACTATAACAACAATCGCAATTACAACAACCAGAGCAGAGGATATAACTCCAATTCTGGCTATAACTCCAACTCTGGCTATAACTCCAACTCCGGctacaactccaactcaGGCAGCAACCGCGAGAGAAACGGATACAGGCGATAA